The Naumovozyma castellii chromosome 2, complete genome sequence aaaatatctcTAGAATAATCATTATTTAGAAAACCATTTTTTGTATATTAAAAactaataaaattgatGCTATCATTTATATTGGCAAAGTCACTTTATCTGGCGTTAACCGTTAAAAGGTTATATTGCGGTGATTGGgcaaaaaattgaatttgttgttgtatGACTAACGAACCAGAACGATCGaacaattcaaagaaattaatgTCTGGCTCCAACAAGAGGATCATATTTCTTAAGAATAAGACTATCAATCATGATAAGTATGAAATTGAGTTTCTATCTCATGGATATGACCCCGTTTTCATACCGTTGATTGAGCATACCAATATACCTAATGAAGCTTTGACATtattaaaggaaaaggaGTACATTTCCAGCgtcaatttcattataataACGTCCCAAAGAACGGTAGAATGTTTGAATGAATGTATTTTGCCTGTCTTGGATGCGGAACATAAATCACTCCTATTGAACAAAGTGATTTATACAGTAGGGCCCGCTACAGCAGAATATTTACAGCAAAGTGGGTTTAAGAACATTCGAGGGGGTAAAGAAGCTGGAAATGGAAACATATTGGCAGACATCATAATTAGTGATCTTCAACATTCAACCgaagattttcttcttaagAACCATGGCCCTATCTTATTTTTTGTTGGTCAAATCAGAAAAGATATTATCCtcaaaaaattatcaaaaagTGACATATCTATTAGGGAGGTAGTAGTGTATGATACTAAGGAACTTCAAGATAATGTCATTCGATTTCAAGAATGTGTTAAAAATAGTGTTACAAATTATGTTGTTGTATTTAGCCCCCAAGGTATGAATGAAATTGTGGATTATCTTAAAGACCAACCAAATTCTTCTAAATTTAGGATTGCATCTATTGGTCCTACCACCAAAAAATACTTAGAAGAGAAAGGACTATCAAATGTTATTGTTAGTCCTAAACCTGATGCTGTTTCATTACTGAATGAGATTGAAATGCATCCCTTGAAATGATTACTGTAAATAACCTGTTTGACATGTCTCATAGACTGTATATAATGTTAGTATAAGTTAGATACAcacacatatatatatat is a genomic window containing:
- the HEM4 gene encoding uroporphyrinogen-III synthase HEM4 (ancestral locus Anc_8.734), whose protein sequence is MTNEPERSNNSKKLMSGSNKRIIFLKNKTINHDKYEIEFLSHGYDPVFIPLIEHTNIPNEALTLLKEKEYISSVNFIIITSQRTVECLNECILPVLDAEHKSLLLNKVIYTVGPATAEYLQQSGFKNIRGGKEAGNGNILADIIISDLQHSTEDFLLKNHGPILFFVGQIRKDIILKKLSKSDISIREVVVYDTKELQDNVIRFQECVKNSVTNYVVVFSPQGMNEIVDYLKDQPNSSKFRIASIGPTTKKYLEEKGLSNVIVSPKPDAVSLLNEIEMHPLK